A portion of the Streptomyces erythrochromogenes genome contains these proteins:
- a CDS encoding helix-turn-helix transcriptional regulator: MLETSGRLLKLLSLLQTPGERSGTDLAERLAVSPRTLRRDVQRLRDLGYPVHATRGTAGYRLGPGGKLPPLLLDDEEAVAVAISLRTGADGSVVGVEEAGLRALTKLEQVLPSRLRHRVNTLHTATVRAGAVPAPAVSAGTLMAIAEACRRHEQLRFEYTSPRRGPGIRSAEPHSLVSFGRHWYLVAWDTDRGDWRTFRVDRLVPRTPAGPRFTPRALPGNDAAAYVARRLSAQTWPVRATVILHESATAVADRVWPGMGVVEPVDEHSCLLHLGADTFRDLAWMITSVDADFTLVDAPPGLAGALRAQATRCLAAVDPTRTPPP, encoded by the coding sequence ATGTTGGAAACCTCCGGGCGGCTGCTGAAACTGCTGTCCCTGCTGCAGACCCCCGGCGAACGGTCCGGCACGGATCTCGCCGAACGCCTCGCCGTCAGCCCCCGCACGCTGCGCCGTGACGTACAGCGGCTGCGCGACCTCGGCTACCCGGTCCATGCGACCCGGGGCACCGCCGGCTACCGGCTCGGGCCCGGTGGCAAGCTGCCTCCACTGCTGCTCGACGACGAGGAGGCCGTGGCCGTCGCCATCAGCCTGCGCACCGGGGCCGACGGCTCGGTCGTCGGGGTCGAGGAGGCCGGTCTGCGCGCCCTGACCAAGCTGGAGCAGGTCCTGCCCTCGCGGTTGCGGCACCGGGTCAACACCCTGCACACCGCCACCGTCCGGGCCGGCGCCGTCCCGGCCCCCGCGGTTTCCGCCGGCACTCTGATGGCCATCGCCGAGGCATGCCGCCGACACGAGCAGCTGCGCTTCGAATACACCAGCCCCCGCCGCGGCCCCGGCATCCGCTCGGCCGAGCCCCACAGCCTGGTCAGCTTCGGCCGCCACTGGTACCTGGTCGCCTGGGACACCGACCGGGGCGACTGGCGCACCTTCCGCGTCGACCGGCTCGTCCCACGCACGCCGGCCGGCCCGCGGTTCACGCCGCGCGCACTTCCCGGCAACGACGCGGCCGCCTACGTGGCCCGCCGCCTGTCGGCACAGACATGGCCGGTCCGGGCGACCGTCATCCTGCATGAATCCGCCACTGCGGTCGCCGACCGCGTCTGGCCCGGGATGGGGGTCGTCGAACCCGTGGACGAGCACAGCTGTCTGCTGCACCTGGGAGCCGACACCTTCCGCGATCTCGCCTGGATGATCACCTCGGTCGACGCCGACTTCACCCTCGTCGACGCCCCACCCGGACTCGCCGGGGCCCTTCGCGCCCAGGCCACCCGCTGCCTCGCCGCCGTGGACCCGACGCGGACGCCTCCTCCATAG